From the genome of Nodosilinea sp. PGN35, one region includes:
- a CDS encoding cell wall metabolism sensor histidine kinase WalK yields MRVGLQGRLFFSHLVVMLVGVGSFIVISRAASHHLFSGHLDQMATVGRVVNELREELLWGFENAWSGSTALALAVGGLTAAALSYWVARRITQPLTEMERITRQFAAGNWSEQVPRSEIPELARLSRSFNRLALSLQDVEERRRELIEDLTHELRTPLTIVRGYLEESEASSQALTPATTHLLVRETRRLERLVNDLQELSKAEAGQLPLELQAIALPPLFEKLLLRFDSQIAEDGPQLGWRCDDDVAPVLADGDRLEQILVNLLGNAIKHTRQGHITLSAQAAGNQVWIAVTDTGTGIAPEELPHVFDRFWRSPQAQTATMGGTGIGLAITKRLVELHGGHIEVESSLGQGSTFRFSLPQA; encoded by the coding sequence ATGCGGGTGGGGCTCCAAGGGCGGCTGTTTTTCTCTCACCTGGTGGTCATGCTGGTGGGGGTGGGCAGCTTTATCGTGATTAGCCGGGCCGCGTCGCACCATCTGTTTTCGGGCCACTTAGACCAGATGGCGACCGTGGGGCGGGTGGTTAATGAGCTACGGGAAGAGCTGCTGTGGGGGTTTGAAAACGCCTGGAGTGGCAGTACAGCCCTGGCGCTCGCGGTTGGCGGGCTGACGGCGGCGGCGCTGAGCTACTGGGTGGCCCGCCGCATCACCCAGCCTCTGACCGAGATGGAGCGCATTACCCGTCAGTTTGCGGCGGGTAACTGGTCTGAGCAGGTGCCCCGCAGCGAGATTCCCGAGCTGGCCCGGCTGAGCCGCAGCTTTAACCGTCTAGCCCTGAGCCTGCAAGATGTGGAAGAACGGCGGCGGGAGCTGATCGAAGACTTGACCCACGAACTGAGAACGCCCCTGACTATTGTGCGGGGTTACCTGGAGGAGTCAGAGGCGTCGTCCCAGGCGCTCACCCCGGCAACCACCCACCTGCTGGTGCGCGAAACCCGCAGGCTGGAGCGCCTGGTGAATGACCTGCAAGAGCTCTCAAAGGCCGAGGCGGGACAGCTGCCGCTGGAGTTGCAGGCGATCGCCCTGCCCCCCCTGTTTGAAAAACTGCTGTTGCGCTTTGACAGCCAGATCGCTGAAGACGGCCCCCAGTTGGGCTGGCGCTGCGACGACGATGTGGCCCCGGTGCTGGCCGACGGCGATCGCCTGGAGCAAATTCTAGTCAACCTGCTGGGCAACGCCATCAAGCACACCCGCCAGGGGCACATTACCCTCAGCGCCCAGGCCGCTGGCAACCAGGTCTGGATTGCGGTCACCGACACCGGCACTGGCATTGCTCCGGAGGAACTGCCCCACGTCTTTGATCGGTTTTGGCGATCGCCCCAGGCTCAAACCGCCACCATGGGCGGCACCGGCATCGGCCTGGCCATCACCAAACGCCTAGTCGAGCTACACGGCGGCCACATCGAAGTCGAGAGCAGCCTGGGCCAGGGCAGCACCTTTCGCTTCTCGCTGCCCCAGGCGTGA
- a CDS encoding DUF2267 domain-containing protein: protein MVDKTTERSPVAADTTEAKNSRSAIADRDRPFLAKVMADGGFSDPYEARDFTEVVFRIMRDLMTTEAADRVADELHEEAIPTQDKTLQVEVTELWKDTNPLVGFLSRVRPPWQGPGIFKIDSDRFFFRAANEGGLERTPEGPEARAAACKQAVKAVFSATKAELSEDRIQEIASWLPEAGVRELWGQA, encoded by the coding sequence ATGGTAGATAAAACGACAGAACGTAGCCCAGTGGCGGCTGATACCACCGAAGCCAAAAACTCCCGCTCTGCGATCGCCGATCGGGATCGGCCTTTTCTAGCAAAGGTTATGGCGGACGGGGGATTCTCTGACCCCTACGAGGCCAGAGACTTCACTGAAGTTGTGTTTCGCATCATGCGTGATCTCATGACAACTGAAGCCGCCGATCGCGTGGCCGATGAACTGCACGAAGAGGCCATACCCACCCAGGACAAGACGCTGCAAGTGGAGGTCACTGAGCTATGGAAAGACACCAATCCCCTAGTGGGCTTTCTCAGCCGAGTGCGTCCACCTTGGCAAGGGCCTGGCATCTTCAAAATTGACTCCGATCGCTTCTTTTTTCGAGCCGCCAACGAAGGTGGGCTAGAAAGAACTCCCGAAGGCCCTGAAGCCCGAGCAGCGGCCTGTAAGCAAGCAGTAAAAGCCGTTTTTTCTGCAACAAAGGCCGAACTCTCGGAAGATCGGATTCAGGAAATTGCCAGCTGGCTACCCGAAGCAGGTGTGCGAGAACTCTGGGGACAAGCATAG
- a CDS encoding acyl-CoA dehydrogenase family protein, with protein sequence MSTKTWNGLPFTGLSEDFDPQWLLTPEQQALQARLIELCAQVLRPNAIASDRGLIYPRDNFKALASLGLLSLFVPKAWGGLGENHVCAAMVVETIARYGCPSTAMCYTMHLGAVAAALFRAHDSPELQSLLKRLDSEVLIGTLSYSDPETGSHFWYPVSSKATATPDGWQVNKKASWTTSAGFADWYIVQTTSPHFNGDFSDLSCFLIYADEVQAEPHKWDALGLRGNQSGTLLVDGVTVPRDRMVGPEGDGTASNDEIVDPFFLLCSSACWNGIALGAIDIAKAHVTRKKHVDVGMRVADYPTIQDYFGEAIMNTSACRMFTFSMGQLMDQLTNGCDWSVHADVTALPRAAYLHWYWQIKFEAAKNVAHVCDKMLHACGGSGFKKDMEIERYLRDGKAGWVMGPTNEVLRQFVGKSALLGFDSLDYWNQSVNERVLHNELKKMDADAKRKLAESLLADLEAAETAAPIPIAAA encoded by the coding sequence ATGTCCACCAAAACCTGGAACGGCCTCCCCTTTACCGGCCTCAGCGAAGACTTCGACCCCCAGTGGCTGCTGACGCCCGAACAGCAGGCATTGCAGGCGAGGCTGATCGAGCTGTGCGCGCAGGTGCTCAGGCCCAATGCGATCGCCTCCGATCGCGGCCTGATCTACCCCCGCGACAATTTCAAAGCCCTGGCCTCCCTGGGATTGCTCAGTCTATTTGTGCCCAAAGCGTGGGGCGGCCTGGGCGAAAACCATGTCTGCGCCGCCATGGTGGTAGAAACCATCGCCCGCTACGGCTGCCCCAGCACAGCGATGTGCTACACCATGCACCTGGGGGCGGTGGCGGCGGCCCTGTTTCGCGCCCACGACAGTCCAGAGTTGCAGAGTTTGCTGAAGCGGTTGGACAGCGAGGTGCTGATCGGCACGCTGTCCTATTCCGATCCCGAGACGGGCTCCCACTTCTGGTATCCCGTATCGTCTAAGGCGACGGCTACCCCCGACGGCTGGCAGGTGAACAAAAAGGCGTCGTGGACGACTTCGGCGGGGTTTGCCGACTGGTACATTGTGCAGACCACCAGCCCCCACTTCAACGGCGATTTCTCTGACCTGTCCTGCTTTTTGATCTACGCCGACGAGGTGCAGGCCGAACCCCACAAATGGGACGCCCTGGGCCTGCGCGGCAACCAGTCGGGCACGCTGCTGGTGGATGGGGTGACGGTACCGCGCGATCGCATGGTTGGCCCCGAGGGCGACGGCACCGCCTCCAACGACGAAATTGTCGATCCGTTCTTTTTGCTCTGCTCGTCGGCCTGCTGGAATGGGATTGCCCTGGGGGCGATCGACATTGCCAAGGCCCACGTTACCCGCAAAAAGCACGTCGATGTGGGCATGCGCGTGGCCGACTACCCCACCATTCAGGACTACTTCGGCGAGGCAATCATGAACACCAGCGCCTGCCGCATGTTCACCTTCTCTATGGGCCAGCTGATGGATCAGCTTACCAACGGGTGCGACTGGTCAGTCCATGCGGATGTGACGGCCCTGCCCCGCGCCGCCTACCTGCACTGGTACTGGCAGATCAAGTTCGAGGCGGCCAAGAATGTGGCCCATGTCTGCGACAAAATGCTCCACGCCTGCGGCGGCTCCGGCTTTAAGAAGGATATGGAAATCGAGCGCTACCTGCGCGACGGCAAGGCGGGCTGGGTGATGGGGCCGACCAACGAGGTGCTGCGCCAGTTTGTCGGCAAGTCGGCCCTGCTGGGCTTCGACTCTTTGGACTACTGGAACCAGTCGGTGAACGAGCGAGTGCTGCACAACGAGCTGAAGAAGATGGACGCTGACGCCAAGCGCAAGCTGGCGGAGTCGCTGCTGGCAGATTTGGAGGCAGCCGAAACCGCTGCCCCCATTCCCATCGCCGCCGCGTAG
- a CDS encoding response regulator encodes MAQTILIVEDEAEIARFIQQLLEKEGFACLHSRDGSDALRQVQTHQPQLVILDWMLPGIDGLEVCTRIRKAAGTYDPYILMLTAKGEDLDRVIGLSTGADDYLVKPFSPIELVARVRALLRRSLRQEAQSQIYRTAHFTLDLDRHIATHLVDGHAQELDLTTIEFDLLATFLSHPGRAWSRAYLVEKLWSNDFFGEERVVDTHVARLRKKIELDPKQPQFIKTVVGMGYKFEDDA; translated from the coding sequence ATGGCGCAAACCATCTTAATCGTGGAAGACGAGGCCGAAATTGCTCGCTTCATCCAACAGCTGTTAGAAAAAGAAGGGTTTGCCTGCCTGCACAGCCGCGACGGCTCCGATGCCCTGCGCCAGGTGCAAACCCACCAGCCCCAGTTGGTCATCCTCGACTGGATGCTGCCAGGCATAGACGGCCTGGAGGTCTGCACTCGCATTCGCAAAGCGGCGGGCACCTACGACCCCTACATTTTGATGCTGACCGCGAAGGGAGAAGACCTTGACCGGGTGATTGGCCTGTCCACCGGGGCCGACGACTACCTGGTCAAACCCTTTAGCCCCATCGAACTGGTGGCCCGCGTCCGTGCCTTGCTGCGCCGCAGCCTGCGCCAGGAGGCCCAGAGCCAGATCTATCGCACCGCCCACTTTACCCTCGACCTGGATCGCCATATAGCCACCCACCTGGTCGATGGCCACGCCCAGGAACTCGATCTGACCACCATCGAGTTCGATCTGCTGGCCACCTTTCTCAGCCATCCAGGCCGCGCCTGGAGCCGCGCCTACCTGGTGGAAAAGCTCTGGAGTAACGACTTTTTTGGCGAAGAACGGGTGGTGGACACCCACGTGGCCCGCCTGCGAAAAAAGATCGAGCTCGATCCTAAGCAACCCCAGTTCATCAAAACGGTGGTGGGCATGGGCTACAAATTTGAGGATGACGCTTGA
- a CDS encoding phytanoyl-CoA dioxygenase family protein, whose protein sequence is MDYQPIQLTPEQIQQFQDDGFLILENFLPPDYAQRLASRLEPMFHGEFETGIFPDEWHWRPRMSLPDITREICNGWKCDRTIASLVLSSEIGRLSATLAGWEGARIGQDSLWMKPPGAQAIAMHQDGVYIDYLNPAEMITCWVALDRATAADGTLVYARGSHKWPISHVEGEFHAPTKDYRWAMLQAAENAGVTEPELVVVDVPAGGCAFHHGRTWHGLGPTTRTEGMFRSIGLHTIPASAQFHPTNPQGYIYGRYKRVGHTEMDESFFPILWRSDGYRSPHLAAYCDDPLGKAMAIA, encoded by the coding sequence ATGGACTATCAACCGATTCAACTCACCCCCGAGCAGATTCAGCAGTTCCAGGACGATGGCTTCTTGATCCTGGAAAACTTTCTGCCACCCGACTACGCCCAGCGCCTGGCCAGCCGCCTGGAGCCGATGTTCCACGGCGAGTTTGAGACCGGCATTTTCCCCGACGAGTGGCACTGGCGACCGCGCATGAGCCTGCCCGACATCACCCGCGAGATCTGCAACGGCTGGAAGTGCGATCGCACCATCGCCAGCCTGGTGCTCTCCTCAGAAATTGGCCGCCTCAGCGCCACCCTAGCGGGGTGGGAGGGTGCCCGCATCGGCCAGGACAGCCTGTGGATGAAGCCCCCCGGAGCCCAGGCGATCGCCATGCACCAGGACGGCGTCTACATCGACTACCTGAACCCCGCCGAAATGATCACCTGCTGGGTGGCCCTCGATCGCGCCACCGCCGCCGACGGCACCCTGGTCTACGCCCGAGGCTCTCACAAGTGGCCGATCTCCCATGTAGAAGGCGAATTCCACGCCCCCACCAAAGACTACCGCTGGGCCATGCTGCAAGCCGCCGAGAATGCCGGCGTGACCGAACCGGAGTTGGTCGTCGTCGATGTGCCCGCTGGCGGCTGCGCCTTTCACCACGGGCGCACCTGGCACGGCCTCGGCCCCACCACCCGCACCGAAGGCATGTTCCGCAGCATTGGGTTGCATACCATTCCCGCCAGCGCCCAGTTTCACCCCACCAACCCCCAGGGCTACATCTACGGTCGCTATAAGCGGGTGGGCCACACCGAAATGGACGAGAGCTTTTTCCCCATTCTCTGGCGCAGCGACGGCTACCGCAGCCCCCACCTGGCGGCGTATTGCGACGACCCATTGGGGAAGGCCATGGCGATCGCCTGA
- a CDS encoding ABC transporter substrate-binding protein, producing the protein MCPPLPAAESLTGLTVEPGVLHIAASDFDARPMSFLTADGHRTGYEPELARAICQSLGLTPVWHNLPMAEFYTCLGTRHYDAVWFNQAITPERLQVVGFTQPYGLFDEAVLVKKGSGITSVDDLAGKRVGGLADSTNIALVDGFPGATAVPYPGSDQVLPEMLAALRAGDIDALIDDELVLVVAAEEDDALEIAFTLPTRVPFAIATPKANPTLNATLNAAIAAALADGTMAQLWAEWIPWKPFPFA; encoded by the coding sequence ATGTGTCCTCCGTTACCCGCTGCCGAATCTCTGACCGGGCTGACCGTTGAGCCGGGTGTGCTGCACATCGCCGCCAGCGACTTTGATGCCCGCCCCATGAGCTTTTTGACCGCCGACGGCCACCGCACTGGCTACGAACCCGAGCTGGCCCGCGCCATCTGCCAGTCCCTGGGGCTGACTCCGGTGTGGCACAACCTGCCCATGGCCGAGTTCTACACCTGCCTCGGCACCCGCCATTACGATGCAGTGTGGTTTAACCAGGCGATTACCCCCGAACGCCTTCAGGTAGTGGGTTTTACCCAGCCCTACGGCCTGTTTGACGAGGCGGTACTGGTGAAAAAAGGCAGCGGCATTACCTCTGTAGACGATCTGGCGGGCAAGCGGGTGGGCGGCCTGGCAGACAGCACCAACATCGCCCTGGTCGATGGGTTCCCTGGGGCGACAGCGGTGCCCTATCCCGGCAGCGACCAGGTGCTGCCGGAGATGCTGGCGGCTCTGCGAGCGGGGGATATCGACGCGCTGATCGACGACGAACTGGTGCTGGTGGTGGCCGCTGAGGAGGACGACGCGCTGGAGATTGCCTTCACCCTGCCGACGCGGGTGCCCTTTGCGATCGCCACCCCCAAGGCCAACCCCACGCTGAATGCCACACTCAATGCCGCGATCGCCGCCGCCCTGGCCGATGGCACCATGGCCCAACTCTGGGCCGAATGGATTCCCTGGAAACCATTTCCCTTCGCCTGA
- a CDS encoding primary-amine oxidase has protein sequence MTIAQERPTAIAVAHPLEPLTPEEIAAAVAILREEKSLGASTRFATVTLHEPAKETVLGFRPGDAIVREAFAIILDNATAQTYEAIVSLTEGTVISWQHIPGVQPPIMLDEFIECENAVKACPEFIEAIAKRGITDPSLVMVDPWSAGNYGLADEDGVRLSRALCWVRANPTDNGYARPIEGVIPVVDLNKMEVVRVEDHGVVPLPPQAANYSQEYIKNFRTDLKPLEIIQPEGPSFTVEGHQISWQKWKMRIGFTPREGLVLYTVSYTDAGEERPILYRASLSEMTVPYGDPQPHHYRKNAFDVGEYGVGTLANSLKLGCDCLGEIYYFDAFMTNSRGEVAQIEHAVCLHEEDFGILWKHVDWRTDETEVRRSRRLVVSFIATVGNYEYGFFWYFYQDGTIQYEVKLTGMLSTAAVPPGEVPKYGTLIAPQLYAPAHQHIFNVRMDMCIDGMQNSVYEVDVEPEEDETLNPYGNAFYAKSTLLATEQQAQRLIDPMKARYWKIVNPNETNAVGYPTAYKLMPGENTLPLARPHASVIKRATYMTKHLWVTPYAPDEKFPAGNYPNQHPGGDGLPQWTAGDRPVENTDLVVWYTFAHTHIPRAEDWPVMPTAYVGFMLKPLNFFDENPANDVPPAASKHSCCN, from the coding sequence ATGACCATTGCCCAAGAACGTCCCACCGCGATCGCCGTTGCCCACCCCCTCGAACCCCTCACCCCCGAGGAGATCGCCGCCGCCGTCGCCATTCTGCGCGAGGAAAAATCCCTCGGGGCTAGCACCCGCTTTGCCACCGTCACTCTGCATGAACCGGCCAAGGAAACGGTGCTGGGCTTCAGGCCGGGGGATGCGATCGTGCGCGAGGCCTTTGCGATCATTCTCGATAACGCGACGGCCCAGACCTACGAGGCGATCGTCTCGCTCACCGAGGGTACTGTCATCTCCTGGCAGCACATTCCCGGCGTGCAGCCGCCGATCATGCTGGATGAGTTTATTGAGTGCGAGAACGCGGTCAAGGCCTGCCCGGAGTTTATTGAAGCGATCGCCAAGCGTGGCATCACTGACCCCAGCCTGGTCATGGTCGACCCCTGGTCGGCGGGCAACTACGGCCTTGCCGACGAAGACGGCGTCCGCCTCTCCCGCGCCCTCTGCTGGGTGCGGGCCAACCCCACCGACAACGGCTATGCCCGCCCCATCGAGGGCGTCATTCCCGTGGTGGATCTCAACAAAATGGAAGTGGTGCGGGTGGAGGACCACGGCGTCGTGCCCCTGCCGCCCCAGGCCGCTAACTACTCCCAGGAGTACATCAAAAACTTCCGCACCGACCTCAAGCCCCTGGAAATCATTCAGCCCGAAGGCCCCAGCTTCACTGTCGAGGGCCACCAGATTTCCTGGCAAAAGTGGAAAATGCGCATCGGCTTCACCCCCCGCGAGGGGCTGGTGCTCTACACCGTCTCCTACACCGACGCGGGCGAAGAGCGCCCCATTCTCTACCGCGCCTCGCTATCAGAAATGACCGTGCCCTACGGCGACCCCCAGCCCCACCACTACCGCAAAAACGCCTTCGACGTAGGCGAGTACGGCGTCGGCACCCTGGCCAACTCCCTCAAGCTGGGCTGCGACTGCCTGGGCGAAATCTACTACTTCGACGCTTTCATGACCAACTCGCGCGGCGAGGTGGCCCAGATTGAGCACGCCGTCTGCCTCCACGAAGAGGACTTTGGCATTCTCTGGAAGCACGTGGACTGGCGCACTGACGAGACTGAAGTGAGGCGATCGCGCCGCCTAGTGGTCTCCTTCATCGCCACCGTGGGCAACTACGAGTACGGCTTCTTCTGGTACTTCTACCAGGATGGCACCATCCAGTACGAGGTCAAGCTGACGGGCATGCTCAGCACCGCCGCTGTCCCCCCCGGCGAAGTGCCCAAGTACGGCACTCTGATCGCCCCCCAACTCTACGCCCCCGCCCACCAGCACATCTTCAACGTGCGCATGGATATGTGCATCGACGGCATGCAAAACTCGGTGTATGAGGTGGACGTAGAACCGGAGGAAGACGAAACCCTCAACCCCTACGGCAACGCCTTCTACGCCAAATCCACCCTGCTTGCCACCGAGCAGCAGGCCCAGCGCCTGATCGACCCCATGAAGGCCCGCTACTGGAAGATCGTCAACCCCAACGAAACCAACGCCGTCGGCTACCCCACCGCCTATAAACTGATGCCCGGCGAAAACACCCTGCCCCTGGCTCGCCCCCACGCCAGCGTGATTAAGCGCGCCACCTACATGACCAAGCACCTGTGGGTGACCCCCTACGCCCCGGACGAAAAGTTTCCGGCGGGCAACTACCCCAACCAGCACCCCGGCGGCGACGGCCTGCCCCAGTGGACGGCGGGCGATCGCCCGGTGGAGAACACCGACCTGGTGGTGTGGTACACCTTTGCCCACACCCACATTCCCCGCGCTGAAGACTGGCCGGTGATGCCCACCGCCTACGTGGGCTTTATGCTCAAGCCGCTAAATTTCTTTGACGAAAACCCCGCCAACGACGTACCCCCCGCCGCCAGTAAACACAGCTGCTGCAACTGA